One window of the Archangium primigenium genome contains the following:
- a CDS encoding double-CXXCG motif protein, giving the protein MSRFFEIRAARESRYTGDIQFGFRWRLAGLRCPECQLTASGGFTAYPSVDLSSAPVRAEFAVGRVVPPEEFLRLREQLGPYVPRDLPLPPGVWLGPLTGVATGSFGSFFLHSLWTKLVRREAWESLRAEGLRGVRAFPVQLHVAQAAPPDLMELEVPPRGHLHPECTPARPPPCSRCGLARLRLPDEPVLDLASLPPDTDLFVLSDFETVLIGTERFVAAVERLGLDDLDVREVPAR; this is encoded by the coding sequence ATGTCCAGGTTCTTCGAGATCCGGGCGGCTCGGGAGTCGCGCTACACGGGGGACATCCAGTTCGGGTTCCGGTGGCGACTGGCGGGCCTTCGTTGTCCCGAGTGCCAGCTCACCGCATCGGGTGGCTTCACCGCCTATCCCAGTGTGGACCTGTCCTCGGCCCCTGTCCGCGCGGAGTTCGCAGTGGGCAGGGTAGTGCCGCCCGAGGAGTTCCTGCGACTGCGCGAACAGCTCGGGCCCTATGTGCCGCGCGATCTGCCCCTGCCTCCAGGCGTGTGGTTGGGGCCGCTGACGGGCGTGGCCACGGGCTCCTTCGGCTCGTTCTTCCTGCACTCGCTCTGGACGAAGCTCGTGCGGCGCGAGGCCTGGGAGTCTTTACGGGCCGAGGGTCTCCGCGGCGTGCGGGCCTTTCCCGTGCAACTGCACGTCGCGCAGGCGGCTCCCCCCGACCTGATGGAGCTCGAAGTCCCGCCACGAGGGCACCTCCACCCCGAGTGCACCCCCGCGCGTCCGCCTCCTTGTTCCCGCTGCGGACTGGCGCGTCTGCGCCTCCCGGACGAGCCCGTGCTGGACCTGGCCTCGCTGCCCCCGGACACGGATCTGTTCGTCCTGAGCGACTTCGAGACCGTGCTCATCGGCACCGAGCGCTTCGTGGCCGCCGTGGAGCGCCTCGGTCTGGACGATCTCGACGTGCGTGAGGTGCCCGCGCGCTGA
- a CDS encoding SCO family protein, translating to MSTIPDPSPAAPSAPPRPAPTFFWVALLATAAVCLLLLGVALVRPGDKPPERLGALPDFTFTRQDGQPFGRAQLLGRPFVANFIFTRCPTICPVFTQKMARLQKLTEGERLALVSFSVDPKYDTPERLSAYATRHHADPTRWSFLTGDYTRLQDTVVGGFKIAMGRNGEDENDIPSIFHGSHFVLVDGSGEIRGYYNSEDDDAVERLRRDAGWLLRAGG from the coding sequence ATGTCGACGATTCCCGATCCCTCGCCCGCCGCCCCGTCCGCGCCCCCGCGCCCCGCGCCCACCTTCTTCTGGGTGGCCCTGCTCGCCACCGCCGCCGTGTGCCTGCTCCTGCTCGGCGTGGCGCTGGTCCGCCCGGGGGACAAACCTCCAGAGCGGCTCGGCGCCCTGCCGGACTTCACCTTCACCCGCCAGGACGGCCAGCCCTTCGGGCGCGCGCAGCTGCTCGGGCGCCCCTTCGTGGCCAACTTCATCTTCACCCGCTGCCCCACCATCTGCCCCGTCTTCACCCAGAAGATGGCGCGGCTGCAGAAGCTGACCGAGGGGGAGCGCCTGGCGCTGGTGTCCTTCTCCGTGGACCCGAAGTACGACACGCCCGAGCGGCTCAGCGCGTACGCGACGCGCCACCACGCGGACCCCACGCGCTGGAGCTTCCTCACCGGCGACTACACGCGCCTGCAGGACACGGTGGTGGGGGGGTTCAAGATCGCCATGGGCCGCAACGGCGAGGACGAGAACGACATCCCCAGCATCTTCCACGGCTCGCACTTCGTGCTGGTGGACGGCTCGGGGGAGATCCGCGGCTACTACAACAGCGAGGACGACGACGCGGTGGAGCGGCTGCGGCGGGATGCCGGGTGGCTCTTGCGCGCGGGGGGGTAG
- a CDS encoding PAS domain-containing protein has protein sequence MGSLLDGVTDGILVVDAAWRLVWLNAVFERLVRRSREGVVGQLLWEALPELADSGFAPGWRRALSEGRLVTLEDFLAPAGVWLESRAFPSGEGLAIFVRDVSERRLAENERVRLLSAEHVARTAVDGERARSQDMLMLAPTAVGITRGPEHRFVFSNLLHRRFHGNRDLVGLPLREALPELAGQGVYEVMDRVYASGCTYVGRERLVKVPRDGGGSEEMYFDIAYHPQRDGAERVEGVAIFSYDVTDLVRSRRTAEALARELGHSEARFRSLVAAMTDLTWASPPSGEFVEDQPAWRAFTGQTLEELLGWGWLDAVHPEDRGRVARTWNEALAACLPFEQEYQLRRADGTYRHMLARAVPVVEKDGSVREWVGAYRDVTRKRRAETELERALVREQRHAAQLQGLASAALVISEADSIEHMLKAITEQAREVIGAHQSITSLVLEGDWALARGAVSVSDKYATWRDWDVRLDGTGIHSWVCRLNLPMRLSQQELESHPAWRGFNRHPTPRAPPLRGWLGAPLVGRDGRNMGLIQLSDRNEGDFSAEDEAILVQLARMASVAIENTRLMAEAQAANRAKDEFLAVMSHELRTPLTAVLGWTQMLRGRQGDARAMDKGLAIIERNARALAQLIEDVLDVSRIITGKLTLHRKGVEVVGVVQAAVEVVRAHAEQKGVSLSLDVAVGGNGSAVLVGDPSRLQQVCWNLLVNAVKFTPAGGRVHVRLERGEGEVVLRVTDTGKGIRADFVPHLFERFWQADGSATREHGGLGLGLAIVHHLVTLHGGAVRAESAGEGKGATFTVSLPVPAVLPEVQAEVLPGVEAVQRVNLDGVQVLLVEDSPDARELIAMMLRDRGARVRTANTASEAMERLQEALPDVLVSDIGLPGEDGHALLRKARTWAEARDQWVPAIALTAYAGAEDARRAYRAGFQVHMAKPLEPASFLEAVAKLAGRAEPGAQAG, from the coding sequence GTGGGTTCCCTGCTCGACGGCGTCACCGACGGCATCCTGGTGGTGGATGCCGCGTGGCGGCTCGTGTGGCTCAACGCCGTGTTCGAGCGGCTCGTGCGGCGCTCGCGCGAGGGGGTGGTGGGCCAGTTGCTGTGGGAGGCCTTGCCGGAGCTGGCCGACAGCGGCTTCGCCCCCGGGTGGCGCCGCGCCCTGAGCGAGGGCCGGCTGGTGACGCTGGAGGACTTCCTCGCCCCGGCGGGGGTGTGGCTCGAGTCCCGGGCGTTCCCCTCGGGCGAGGGCCTGGCCATCTTCGTGCGCGACGTGTCCGAGCGCCGCCTGGCGGAGAACGAGCGGGTGCGGCTCTTGTCCGCCGAGCACGTGGCCCGCACGGCCGTGGACGGCGAGCGCGCGCGCTCCCAGGACATGCTCATGCTCGCGCCCACCGCGGTGGGCATCACCCGCGGCCCCGAGCACCGCTTCGTCTTCTCCAACCTCCTGCACCGGCGCTTCCACGGCAACCGCGACCTGGTGGGACTGCCCCTGCGCGAGGCCCTGCCGGAGCTCGCCGGCCAGGGCGTCTACGAGGTGATGGATCGGGTGTACGCCTCGGGCTGCACCTACGTGGGCCGCGAGCGGCTGGTGAAGGTGCCCCGCGACGGCGGCGGCTCGGAGGAGATGTACTTCGACATCGCCTACCACCCCCAGCGCGACGGCGCCGAGCGGGTGGAGGGCGTGGCCATCTTCTCCTATGACGTGACGGACCTGGTGCGCTCGCGCCGCACCGCCGAGGCGCTCGCGCGCGAGCTGGGACACAGCGAGGCCCGCTTCCGCTCGCTCGTGGCCGCCATGACGGACCTCACCTGGGCCTCACCGCCCTCGGGCGAGTTCGTGGAGGATCAGCCCGCCTGGCGCGCCTTCACCGGCCAGACGCTGGAGGAGCTGCTCGGCTGGGGCTGGCTGGACGCGGTGCACCCCGAGGACCGGGGGCGCGTGGCGCGCACCTGGAACGAGGCGCTCGCGGCGTGTCTGCCCTTCGAGCAGGAGTACCAGCTGCGGCGCGCGGACGGCACCTACCGCCACATGCTGGCGCGCGCGGTGCCCGTGGTGGAGAAGGACGGCTCGGTGCGCGAGTGGGTGGGCGCCTACCGGGACGTGACGCGCAAGCGCCGCGCGGAGACGGAGCTGGAGCGGGCGCTCGTGCGCGAGCAGCGCCACGCCGCCCAGTTGCAGGGCCTGGCCAGCGCCGCGCTCGTCATCAGCGAGGCGGACTCCATCGAGCACATGCTCAAGGCCATCACCGAGCAGGCGCGCGAGGTGATCGGCGCCCACCAGTCCATCACCAGCCTGGTGCTGGAGGGGGACTGGGCCCTGGCGCGCGGGGCGGTGTCCGTGTCGGACAAGTACGCGACGTGGCGCGACTGGGACGTGCGGCTGGATGGCACGGGCATCCACTCGTGGGTGTGCCGGCTCAACCTCCCCATGCGCCTGTCCCAGCAGGAGCTGGAGTCCCACCCGGCCTGGCGCGGCTTCAACCGCCACCCCACGCCCCGCGCCCCGCCCCTGCGCGGCTGGCTCGGCGCCCCGCTGGTGGGCCGGGACGGGCGCAACATGGGCCTCATCCAGCTGTCCGACCGCAACGAGGGCGACTTCAGCGCCGAGGACGAGGCCATCCTGGTGCAGCTCGCGCGCATGGCCTCGGTGGCCATCGAGAACACACGGCTGATGGCGGAGGCCCAGGCGGCCAACCGCGCCAAGGACGAGTTCCTCGCGGTGATGAGCCACGAATTGCGCACGCCGCTCACCGCGGTGCTCGGCTGGACGCAGATGCTGCGCGGGCGTCAGGGGGACGCGCGCGCCATGGACAAGGGCCTGGCCATCATCGAGCGCAACGCGCGCGCGCTCGCGCAGCTCATCGAGGATGTGCTGGACGTCTCGCGCATCATCACCGGCAAGCTCACCCTGCACCGAAAGGGCGTGGAGGTGGTGGGCGTGGTGCAGGCGGCGGTGGAGGTCGTTCGAGCGCATGCCGAGCAGAAGGGCGTCTCTCTTTCGCTCGACGTGGCGGTGGGAGGCAATGGGTCCGCGGTGCTCGTGGGCGACCCGAGCCGACTGCAGCAGGTGTGCTGGAACCTGCTGGTGAACGCGGTGAAGTTCACCCCGGCGGGAGGCCGGGTGCACGTGCGGCTGGAGCGCGGCGAGGGCGAGGTGGTGCTGCGCGTGACGGACACGGGCAAGGGCATCCGCGCGGACTTCGTGCCGCACCTCTTCGAGCGCTTCTGGCAGGCGGACGGCTCGGCCACGCGCGAGCACGGAGGCCTGGGGCTGGGGCTCGCCATCGTGCACCACCTGGTGACGCTGCACGGGGGCGCGGTGCGCGCGGAGAGCGCGGGCGAGGGCAAGGGGGCCACGTTCACGGTGTCGCTGCCGGTGCCGGCGGTGCTGCCCGAGGTGCAGGCCGAGGTGCTGCCCGGGGTGGAGGCGGTGCAGCGGGTGAACCTGGACGGGGTGCAGGTGCTGCTGGTGGAGGACTCGCCGGACGCGCGCGAGCTCATCGCGATGATGCTGCGGGACCGGGGCGCGCGGGTGCGCACGGCGAACACCGCGAGCGAGGCGATGGAGCGCTTGCAGGAGGCGCTGCCGGACGTGCTGGTGTCGGACATCGGGCTGCCGGGCGAGGACGGACACGCGCTGTTGCGCAAGGCGCGCACGTGGGCCGAGGCGAGGGACCAGTGGGTGCCGGCGATCGCCTTGACGGCGTACGCGGGCGCGGAGGACGCGCGGCGGGCGTACCGGGCGGGCTTCCAGGTGCACATGGCCAAGCCCTTGGAGCCCGCGTCGTTCCTGGAGGCGGTGGCGAAGCTCGCGGGCCGCGCGGAGCCGGGCGCCCAGGCGGGGTAG
- a CDS encoding TIGR02269 family lipoprotein: protein MACVSGGSRTQATPHLVSWDAGCEDARSLVLVCREDEEECGLFSCRDVFAPEVLLAYRGGGGVPLFGASPAPRRWWGRVPPGFSWGHAVLTFRTNRHFDPKPPPFVLPPGRWARHHLFPQARELREWFQAQGVADIHQYTILIPESVHVRVHAGGARGGLWNQAWKNFIRANPTASSAEIYRHAGEWLYRFQLTGPIVPYHGAVPSR, encoded by the coding sequence GTGGCCTGCGTGAGCGGGGGCTCCCGAACGCAGGCGACGCCCCATCTGGTGTCCTGGGATGCGGGCTGCGAGGACGCCCGCAGTCTGGTCCTGGTGTGCCGCGAGGACGAAGAGGAGTGCGGCCTCTTCTCGTGCCGGGACGTGTTCGCGCCCGAGGTCCTGCTGGCGTATCGGGGCGGCGGAGGTGTTCCTCTCTTCGGCGCGTCACCCGCTCCGAGGCGCTGGTGGGGCCGAGTACCTCCAGGATTCTCCTGGGGACACGCCGTCCTCACCTTCCGCACCAATCGCCATTTCGACCCGAAACCGCCACCGTTCGTCCTGCCCCCGGGCCGCTGGGCACGTCATCACCTGTTTCCCCAGGCGCGGGAACTGAGGGAGTGGTTCCAGGCCCAAGGCGTTGCCGACATCCACCAGTACACGATCCTCATCCCAGAGTCCGTGCACGTCCGGGTTCATGCCGGTGGCGCTCGGGGCGGTCTGTGGAACCAGGCGTGGAAGAACTTCATCCGAGCCAACCCCACGGCGAGCTCCGCGGAGATCTACCGACACGCGGGTGAATGGCTCTATCGGTTCCAACTGACAGGGCCCATCGTGCCGTATCACGGCGCGGTGCCTTCGAGGTGA